TGGGCTTGCCTGCTTGTGCGCCACTCAGGTCGACAAGGTGCAGGTGTTCAATGCCGGCCTCTTCAAAAATCCTGGCCTGCTTCAAGGGGTCGCTGTTATAAACCTTCTTATTGGCAAAGTCTCCTTTCGTGAGTCGCACGCATTGCCCATCGATAAGGTCAATGGCGGGTATTAGTTTTATTGACATGGTCTAAAGATTAATGAAGTTTTGTAAAAGGCGCGAGCCTGTTTCTCCGCTTTTCTCAGGGTGAAACTGCACACCGAAGAAATTGTCTTTTTTTGCTGAAGTGGTGAAAGGTATTTCATAGACTGTTTTGGCCATGGTAACTGAACCCAGTTCTGCATAGTATCCGTGCACAAAATAAAAATAGCTGTTTTGGGGAATACCCAGGAAAAGCGGGTTGTCAATGAACTCAACTGTGTTCCAGCCCATATGGGGGATCTTCTCGCTTATCTTAAATTGTTTAACCTGAAAATCGAACAGACCCAGACCTGTTGTAGGGCCTTCTTCCGATTCCATCCCAAGCAGTTGCATGCCTAAACAAATGCCCAGGACAGGTCTTTTGAAATCTTTGATAAATTGATCAAGGCCTCTCAGGGAAAGGTTTTCCATGGCATGGGTAGCGTGCCCAACTCCCGGGAAGATCAGTTTGTCGGCTTTTTGAAGGGCTTTCTTGTCATCACTGATAAAACTCTTCACACCCAGCCGATCAAGGGCGTTTTGCACAGAGGCTACATTGCCTGCGCCATAGGATACTATTCCAATGCTCATCATTTTTGGGTTTTAAATCACTCCTTTGGTGGTTGGTAGCTTGGTTCCTTCTTTCTTTATGGCTTGACCCAGCGCTCTGGCAAAGGCTTTAAAAATGGCCTCGGCTTTGTGGTGTTCGTTTTTGCCTTTGGCTTTAATATGAATATTGGCGCCAAGGGTGTCGGCAAGGGAGCGGAAAAAATGGGGGAGGAGCTCAGTGGACATATCACCGATTTTTTCTCTTTTGAAGCGGGCTTTCCAAATAAAGTATGGCCTTCCTCCCAAATCGAGCAGCACTTTGGCCTGGCAATCGTCCATAGGCAGGGCAAAGCCATACCTGCCAATGCCAGCCTTATCGCCCAAAGCTTGCTTGAGGGCCAGGGCCAGGGTAATGGCCACATCTTCAGCACTGTGATGCTCATCAATGTGCAGGTCTCCTTGACAAACTACAGATAAACCCATTCCGGAGTGCCTTGCAATCTGCTCAAGCATATGATTCAGAAATCCTATGCCCGTATCTATTTTTCCTTCAATGGAACCGTCAAGATCAACGCTGACCGAAATATCAGTTTCTGAGGTCTTCCGCTGCACAGTGGCCTTCCTTTTGGGCTTCAGAAAGTGATATATATCCTCCCAGCTTTGGGTGGTCAGCACGGCCTCCGCTGAAGGCTCACCGTTAAAGAAAATGGGGCGGGCGCCCAGATTAAGAGCTAGTTGGATATCGGTTTTCCGGTCACCGATCACATAGGATTCGGCCAGGTTGTAATCCCCATCAAGATATTTGCCAAACATATCAGTGCCGGGCTTCCGGGAAGGGAGCTTATCTTCATCAAAGGATCGGTCAATCAGGATGTCAGAGAAAGCAATTCCTTCGCCTTCCAGGGTTTTCAGCAGGAGTTGCTGAGGTCCGGTGAAGCTGTCTTCAGGAAAAGATGATGTCCCCAGCCCATCCTGATTGGTAGCCATAATAAACTCATAATCCAGCTCCCTGGCAATACGACCCAGCCAGGTAAAAACACCAGGCAAAAATTCAAGCTTTTCGAAAGAATCAATTTGGTAATCAGCGGGTTCCTTTATCAGGGTGCCGTCGCGGTCTATGATTAGAAGTTTCTTCATTTCCGGATGGTTAGAAATTTTTAAGGGCATTTATCAATGTTTGGTTTTCAGTTTCAGAGCCTATGGTAATGCGAAGACAGCCTGCACAACCCGGTTGGGTGCTGCGGTCGCGCACAATTATGCCTTTTCCTGTCAGATATTGATATATTTTATCGCTTTCGGGAAACTTTACTAACAAGAAATTGGCTGAAGAAGGAAATACTTCCTCCACAAAAGGGAATTTCGAGAGGCATTCTGAAAGCAAACCACGCTGTTCAATGATTTCTTCAACTCTTTGTCGAATGACCGGGGTTTGGGTTAATGCGATTATTGCTGCTTCAATGGAAGGCTTGCCAATGTTGTAAGGGAACTTCACCCTGTTCATAACCTGAATGATCTCAGGCGAAGAAAATGCCATCCCAATACGGGCCCCGGCAAGTCCCCAGGCTTTTGACAGGGTCTGCAATACCACCAGGTTGGGGTAGAGGTCGATCCAGGGCAGAACAGACTGCTCAGGGCAAAAATCAACATAAGCTTCATCCACTACCACAATCCCTTTTGATTCCTCAATGATTTGCCTGATCATTTCAGGGCTTTGCACATTGCCTGTAGGGTTGTTGGGGTTGCAGATAAAAGTCAGCTTAGGGCTTCCAGCCTTGTTTTTTTCTTCAAAGTCATTCAGGTTAATGCTGAAATGCTCATCCAGCAACGACTCGATAACCAACACATCATTTACGGCGGAGCAAACGCCATACATACCATACGTTGGAGGAAACACCATTGCTTTGTCTTTTCCAGGCATACAAAATATTCTGAAAAGAAGGTCCACGGCTTCGTCGCTGCCATTGCCAATGAAGATGCGGTCAGAATCTATTCCTTTAGCCCGACTTATTTGATTTCTTAGATCCGGTTGCAAAGGCGATGGGTAACGGTTAATGCCTGGCATCAGCCCCGGAGGTGCCTCAGGATTTTCGTTTGCATCGAGCCATACAGAACCTTCCCCTTCAAACTCATCGCGTGCCGAGGAGTAAGGTTTCAGTGAGCGGATATTGGGTCGTAACAGGTTTTCAATCATAACTACAGAGTTGAACTAATCAGGGTTTTGTCTTACCTCAACAGCGCGTGCATGGGCTTCAAGGCCTTCGGCTCGAGCCAAAAGGCTGGTTGCCCCGGCCAGGCGCTCCAGCCCTTCGCGGGTGGCTTCCTGAAATGTGATTGTTTTCATAAAACTAAGCAGGTTCACCCCGCTCCAGTTGCGTGCAAAGCCCGAAGTGGGCAGGGTATGGTTGGTGCCGCTGCTATAGTCTCCCAGGGATTCGGGCGTGAAATGCCCCATAAAAACGGAACCGGCGTTCTCCACTTTAGGTTGTAAGGCTGCCGGGTTCTTTACCGCCAGAATGAGGTGCTCAGGTGCATACTCGTTGCTGATCTCAATGGCTTCTGATAGGTCTTTTACCAGGATTGCGGTGCTTTTTTCCAGGCAGGCTGCGGCTATTTCGCGACGTGGAAGGGTGGAGAGTTGCTTGTTTACCTCGTTCATGGAGGCCGTCATTATTTCTTCACTGGTGGTCAGCAAAACCACCTGGCTGTCAGTTCCATGTTCCGCCTGTGAGAGCAAATCGGCAGCCACAAAGGAGGGATTGGCACTCTCATCGGCGATGACCAGCACCTCGGAAGGCCCGGCAGGCATATCGATGGGTATTCCCATGGCACCAAGCTGCACCTTAGCCTCGGTAACATAGCGGTTGCCAGGTCCAAATATCTTATCAACCTTTGGTACGGTTTGTGTTCCGAAGGCCATGGCAGCAATGGCCTGCGCCCCACCCAGCCTGAAGACACGGGCATTAAATAGGCTTAACGTGTAAAGTAATTCGGCCGCAGGCTCTGGGGGTGTGCAAATGATCAGTTCTTTACAGCCTGCAACCAAGGCCGGCACAGCCAGCATCAGCACTGTGCTCAACAAGGGTGCTGTACCACCCGGAATATACAACCCAACCCTTTGGAGTGGCCTGAACTGCATACTGCAGAATACGCCAGGCTGGGTAACCAGGCTAATGTCTGCCGGCATTTGTGCTGCATGAAAGCGCTCAATGTTCTGCCTGGCAAGCGCTATGGCATCTTTCAGGTCCTGGGTTACCAATTCTGAAGCTGCATTCATTTCAGCTTTTGTAACTTCCAGATTATTTCCTGAAAACCGGTCAAGTTCTCTGCTAAGTTGAAAAAGTGATTCGTCTCCTCCGGTCTGCACCTGTCTGATAATGTCCTGCACCCGTTGCCGTAAAATGGGATCATGCTGCAAGGGCCGTTGCAGGTTTTGCGCCAATTTTTCTTTTGAGTGATATTTAAGAATGCTCATTTTATTAACTTGTTTTTGTGTTCTAATACGCTTTGGGCTTTTTATTGCTTTGGCATCAGGGCTTCTTTGTGTCTAAGGGCAAGCACCCGGCCGATATCGTCCATTCGCAGGTTGCGGGCCGCTAGAAGAACTTGCAGGTGATAAACCAGGTCAGCAGCCTCATCCAAAAAGCGCTCGCTGTCAGGGTTGTCGGCTTCCATTGCCAGCTCAACGGCTTCTTCCCCCACTTTTTTGGCCGCTTTTCGCGGACCGCCAGCGAGTAAGCGAGCCGTATAACTCTCCTGTCCGCCGGTTTCCCGGCGCGACTCGATGACGGCCTCCAGCTTTTTCAGAAAACCCATATCGGCTTCATTCTTTTCGTTGAAACAGGTATCCTGGCCGGTATGGCAAACAGGTCCATCAGGAAGGGCTTTTATAAGCAGGGTGTCGTTGTCACAATCGGGAATAATTTCCAAAACATGCAAGAAATTGCCCGAGCTTTCGCCTTTGGTCCATAGCTTTTTCCGGCTGCGGCTAAAAAAGGTTACCAGACCACTTGCAACAGTCTTTTCTAATGCCTCAGGATTCATGAATCCTACCATTAGCAGTTTATTCGTCATTGCATCCTGCACCACGGCAGGGAGCAGACCGGATAGTTTTTCGTAGTCCGGATTAAGGGGTGTCAGTGTTATCATTGTTGTCATTGTTTTCAGGTTGTCATTGTTGTATGGTTAAGATCTAGTCAATTCTATAATGAGGTTATGATACCTCAATTCAAATAAGTACTCTAAATCATTCTTTAGAGTACCATTTTTTCAATGGGTACCACCAGAATTCCTTCGGCCCCGGCTTCCTTCAGGTTGTCAATGACTTCCCAAAAGTCGTCTTCGCTGACGACGGAATGCAAGGATGCCCAGCCTTTCTGTGCCAGGGGAAGAATCGTCGGACTTTTCATCCCGGGGATCAGTGAAATAATCTTGTCGAGTTTATCTTCGGGTGCGTTGAGCAGGATGTATTTGTTGCGTCGGGCTTTTTGCACGGCTTCCATGCGAAAAGTCAGCTTATTTAACAAGGTCTCTTTTTCTTGCGATAGCTTGGGATTGGCGATCAGCACGGCCTCACTTTTCATGATGACTTCCACTTCCTCCAGGCCATTACTAAGCAAGGTCCCGCCACTGCTCACGATCTCGAAAATGGCATCGGCCAGTCCAATTCCAGGGGCGATTTCCACCGAACCGCTGATGGGATGGATCTCGGCAGTGATCTTATTTTCTGCAAGGAAGTCTTCAAGAATGGCAGGGTAGGAGGTGGCAATTCGTTTGCCTTGCAGATAGCTGCGGCCGGTGTATTCGGCATTACGGGGCACAGCCACTGAAAGGCGACAGCGCGAAAATCCAAGATTACGAATGACATCCACTGATTTTTTCTTCTCCAGCACCTCGTTCATTCCCAGAATGCCTATATCAGCTACCCCATCAGCCACATACTGGGGTATGTCATCGTCTCTTAGCAGCAGTATTTCCATAGGGAAGCCCTCGGCTACGGCCTTGAACTGGTTGTTGCCGTTGCTGACTTTAATACCGCATAGCTTCAGCAGATCTTTTGATCCATCGCTCAGGCGTCCGCTTTTTTGTATTGCAAGGGTTAGTTTTTGTGTTTTCATTGGGTATTATTTCTTTCTTGTTTAAGATAAAAAAACCGGGGAACTGCCTTTGACTGGCAGTTCCCCGGGATAATGGGTTAATTAGAACTGTATGCTATTAACCTATACCAATTGCGGACCACCACTCGCGTAGTTGTGAATGGTGATGATGGTGCAGCGTGCTATAGGTTGAGTTTCTCATTTTTGCGTTTGTATTTAAACAGATTGCAAAGGAAATTGTTTTTTCAATACAAAAATATTTTTTTTTAAAATTTGTGAACATGGAACCCTTTTTCGCTTAATTCCATTGAGGTTAAATAATGATATTGATCCTCAATCAGTGGGTAATCCCAGCAGCCCATGCTGTGGAATATTTGTCCACCAAAACCTGCTTTAAAGCGATAAAGCCCATACAGGGGATGGGAAGGGTCAGGGGAAGGCGATACGCCGAACATATCATAATCACGGCAACCTCTTTGTTTGGCGACGTTTATGGCATTCCATTGAAGGGCGTAGGTGCCCATCAGGTGCTTGTTCTCTGATGATGAGGCTCCGTAAAGATAGGATGCCCTTCCACCAGCAAGAACCAGAAACATGGCAGCCAGGGGAGTACCCTTGTGCTCAGCCATCAGCAAAATCACTTCGGTGTCGGTTTGTTCCTGGCGGGCCGCCATTACTGCCCTGAAATAATCCAGGCCGTGCAGGGAAAAATGGTTGCGGGTAGCAGTCTCTCCATACAGTGCATACCAGACATCCAGATCTTCTATCCCCATCTCGAGCACTTCCACACCCTTGCGTGTTGCTAAACCGATATTATAGCGGGTTTTGGGCTTCATGCCTTGCAGCAATTCCCCGGGACTTTTAGTCAGGTCGAGGAACATGGTGTTACTGGGGAGGTTGTTGGAATAAGCCTTATGAAAATTCCAGCGGATGGTATTCATATTGAATCGTAGTTCCTGCATCGATTTGCCTGGGGGTCCCATCCACCATCCGTCCTGGTCGTAAAACTGCCTGTCGGTAGCCCACAGCGACTCCCAGAAGAGGTCGTAACGAAGGGAGATGCAGTTTTTGGGCAGGAAGGGTCGCAGGCTTTCCGACAGCTCCTCGAGGAACAAGCCCTGCTGCTCCTGCGAAGGCTCAAGTTCAGGCCCATAGGGCACATAAGCAACAGTATGCTGCCGGCTCACTGGCTTGATCATAAGCAATACATCCGATCGTATCACACCCTTCTGGGCAGGGTCATTCGTCAAAGCAGAGCGCCCCGATTTGAATTCTATTGCCAGGGATTCCTCCCCCAAGTGGTCTTTGACTTTCGACCAGAAAGTGGTCTGCTGGACAATGGGTGTTGAAAATAGCGCTTCAGGATCCTTGGGCTTAATATCTGAAAGCATTTTTATTTAAATTCTATAATTTTTTCTAAAAATTTGAAAAAAAGATGATAAACAATTATTTACTGAAGCAGGCAAATTTAACCTCTAAAAACCATAAAGCCAAATCAAGCGCAAAAAACTTTAATTTCTTTCTTCCAGATCTTGTACAATTCATATAAATGATTTATATTTAAACAATTGTGCTAATCTCAGAAGGCCATGCGGGTATTATTGATACAACCGCCTGAGAATAAGTTCAGCATTGCTCCGGGCCGTCTCGAACCCCTTGGTTTGGAGGTTTTGGCCGCCTGCATTCCAAACCACGAGGTTCAGATCATAGATTTGCGTGTGGATTCCTTCAGTGAGCTGAATCGCCAGCTTACGCTTTTTTCCCCGGATGTGGTTGGTATTTCTGTTAACAGCACCATCCATGTCATTGAAGCCCGGGCATTATTAAGGCATATCCGCGAAAAGCACCCCAGGGCCATCACCGTCGTTGGCGGTCATCATCCGACGATGATTCCCCAGGATTTTCACCTGCCAACGGTCGATTTCATTTTCCTTGGCTGGGCCGAAAAAAGTTTTCCTGCCTTCCTGGAAAGCCTCAAAAAAGGAAAGGATTTTAATGGGGTTGAGGGCCTTGAAATGCTTGAAAATGGCAGTCGAGTTTTCAGAAGCGAAAGCCCTTTCAATCTAAAAGCCAGCGAGATTCCCTACCCGCGCAGGGACCTTGTGAAGAAATACCTGAAGAGCTACCGCAGTGATTCGTTTATGCCCACGGGCCTGGTCAATACTACCAGGGGCTGCGCCAACCGCTGCACCTTCTGCTCGGTGTGGAGGTCGAGTGGGGGCCAAGTGGTCATTCGCCAGCCCGAGGATGTGTTTTATGAAATTGCCAGCCTGCCCAAAGGCGTTAAGCACGTTTTCTTTGCCGACGACAACTCCTTTCTCAGGCCCGATTATCAGCAAAAGCTTGGCGAGCTGATTCGGGAAAAAGGCATCCGCCTGAAATACTCGGGCTACTGCCGTTCCGATACCATTACCCGCCACCCTGAGCTTATGGCCCAGTGGAAGGAGATCGGCCTCGAAAACC
The sequence above is a segment of the Bacteroides sp. genome. Coding sequences within it:
- the hisC gene encoding histidinol-phosphate transaminase, whose protein sequence is MIENLLRPNIRSLKPYSSARDEFEGEGSVWLDANENPEAPPGLMPGINRYPSPLQPDLRNQISRAKGIDSDRIFIGNGSDEAVDLLFRIFCMPGKDKAMVFPPTYGMYGVCSAVNDVLVIESLLDEHFSINLNDFEEKNKAGSPKLTFICNPNNPTGNVQSPEMIRQIIEESKGIVVVDEAYVDFCPEQSVLPWIDLYPNLVVLQTLSKAWGLAGARIGMAFSSPEIIQVMNRVKFPYNIGKPSIEAAIIALTQTPVIRQRVEEIIEQRGLLSECLSKFPFVEEVFPSSANFLLVKFPESDKIYQYLTGKGIIVRDRSTQPGCAGCLRITIGSETENQTLINALKNF
- the hisG gene encoding ATP phosphoribosyltransferase, with protein sequence MKTQKLTLAIQKSGRLSDGSKDLLKLCGIKVSNGNNQFKAVAEGFPMEILLLRDDDIPQYVADGVADIGILGMNEVLEKKKSVDVIRNLGFSRCRLSVAVPRNAEYTGRSYLQGKRIATSYPAILEDFLAENKITAEIHPISGSVEIAPGIGLADAIFEIVSSGGTLLSNGLEEVEVIMKSEAVLIANPKLSQEKETLLNKLTFRMEAVQKARRNKYILLNAPEDKLDKIISLIPGMKSPTILPLAQKGWASLHSVVSEDDFWEVIDNLKEAGAEGILVVPIEKMVL
- a CDS encoding peptidoglycan bridge formation glycyltransferase FemA/FemB family protein — encoded protein: MLSDIKPKDPEALFSTPIVQQTTFWSKVKDHLGEESLAIEFKSGRSALTNDPAQKGVIRSDVLLMIKPVSRQHTVAYVPYGPELEPSQEQQGLFLEELSESLRPFLPKNCISLRYDLFWESLWATDRQFYDQDGWWMGPPGKSMQELRFNMNTIRWNFHKAYSNNLPSNTMFLDLTKSPGELLQGMKPKTRYNIGLATRKGVEVLEMGIEDLDVWYALYGETATRNHFSLHGLDYFRAVMAARQEQTDTEVILLMAEHKGTPLAAMFLVLAGGRASYLYGASSSENKHLMGTYALQWNAINVAKQRGCRDYDMFGVSPSPDPSHPLYGLYRFKAGFGGQIFHSMGCWDYPLIEDQYHYLTSMELSEKGFHVHKF
- the hisH gene encoding imidazole glycerol phosphate synthase subunit HisH → MSIGIVSYGAGNVASVQNALDRLGVKSFISDDKKALQKADKLIFPGVGHATHAMENLSLRGLDQFIKDFKRPVLGICLGMQLLGMESEEGPTTGLGLFDFQVKQFKISEKIPHMGWNTVEFIDNPLFLGIPQNSYFYFVHGYYAELGSVTMAKTVYEIPFTTSAKKDNFFGVQFHPEKSGETGSRLLQNFINL
- a CDS encoding radical SAM protein, which codes for MRVLLIQPPENKFSIAPGRLEPLGLEVLAACIPNHEVQIIDLRVDSFSELNRQLTLFSPDVVGISVNSTIHVIEARALLRHIREKHPRAITVVGGHHPTMIPQDFHLPTVDFIFLGWAEKSFPAFLESLKKGKDFNGVEGLEMLENGSRVFRSESPFNLKASEIPYPRRDLVKKYLKSYRSDSFMPTGLVNTTRGCANRCTFCSVWRSSGGQVVIRQPEDVFYEIASLPKGVKHVFFADDNSFLRPDYQQKLGELIREKGIRLKYSGYCRSDTITRHPELMAQWKEIGLENLCVGFEGTDDATLEALNKRNAIGSNEGAARILNRLGIRFRPHFLIQPSFEQADFDRLKAYVHRLRLDSPIFPILTPIPGTESYEESREHIILDYHYFDYAHAVTQTRMPVRRFYQSWIALYLSCYSFQVTLGHFFKKQMGKLLGNPQIKDENHHMEIRKLFLLRLASIILKKKLKAHWHRVEKMGK
- the hisD gene encoding histidinol dehydrogenase, with protein sequence MSILKYHSKEKLAQNLQRPLQHDPILRQRVQDIIRQVQTGGDESLFQLSRELDRFSGNNLEVTKAEMNAASELVTQDLKDAIALARQNIERFHAAQMPADISLVTQPGVFCSMQFRPLQRVGLYIPGGTAPLLSTVLMLAVPALVAGCKELIICTPPEPAAELLYTLSLFNARVFRLGGAQAIAAMAFGTQTVPKVDKIFGPGNRYVTEAKVQLGAMGIPIDMPAGPSEVLVIADESANPSFVAADLLSQAEHGTDSQVVLLTTSEEIMTASMNEVNKQLSTLPRREIAAACLEKSTAILVKDLSEAIEISNEYAPEHLILAVKNPAALQPKVENAGSVFMGHFTPESLGDYSSGTNHTLPTSGFARNWSGVNLLSFMKTITFQEATREGLERLAGATSLLARAEGLEAHARAVEVRQNPD
- the hisB gene encoding bifunctional histidinol-phosphatase/imidazoleglycerol-phosphate dehydratase HisB; the encoded protein is MKKLLIIDRDGTLIKEPADYQIDSFEKLEFLPGVFTWLGRIARELDYEFIMATNQDGLGTSSFPEDSFTGPQQLLLKTLEGEGIAFSDILIDRSFDEDKLPSRKPGTDMFGKYLDGDYNLAESYVIGDRKTDIQLALNLGARPIFFNGEPSAEAVLTTQSWEDIYHFLKPKRKATVQRKTSETDISVSVDLDGSIEGKIDTGIGFLNHMLEQIARHSGMGLSVVCQGDLHIDEHHSAEDVAITLALALKQALGDKAGIGRYGFALPMDDCQAKVLLDLGGRPYFIWKARFKREKIGDMSTELLPHFFRSLADTLGANIHIKAKGKNEHHKAEAIFKAFARALGQAIKKEGTKLPTTKGVI
- the hisIE gene encoding bifunctional phosphoribosyl-AMP cyclohydrolase/phosphoribosyl-ATP diphosphatase HisIE, with the translated sequence MITLTPLNPDYEKLSGLLPAVVQDAMTNKLLMVGFMNPEALEKTVASGLVTFFSRSRKKLWTKGESSGNFLHVLEIIPDCDNDTLLIKALPDGPVCHTGQDTCFNEKNEADMGFLKKLEAVIESRRETGGQESYTARLLAGGPRKAAKKVGEEAVELAMEADNPDSERFLDEAADLVYHLQVLLAARNLRMDDIGRVLALRHKEALMPKQ